In Silene latifolia isolate original U9 population chromosome 3, ASM4854445v1, whole genome shotgun sequence, a single window of DNA contains:
- the LOC141648862 gene encoding uncharacterized protein LOC141648862, translated as MTCVRTVSYSLVLNGVNFTYFHGAKELRQGDPISPLLFTVTIEYLSRILDRVTTTMKFHPLCGQLRLSHLLFADDLLLFSKGDSQSIMILLRAFATFSVATGLQMNAMKSNIYILMESLVLLRLTFPKYRALLKGIPLLNIWVFSLLLADSLCRTELYWATIFGIPGGVLRRINAIYRNYLWYGSTEYLRSPMVSWDKHCIYTVKLLRKISVILNIRLPNQNPLMWVQAKPWAKLKKMVINARFRLCTTLYGDREIKLELKEYSIILIE; from the exons ATGACCTGTGTTAGGACAGTCTCTTACTCTTTAGTGCTTAATGGAGTGAACTTTACGTATTTCCATGGTGCTAAAGAGTTAAGGCAGGGAGACCCTATTTCTCCTCTACTATTCACAGTTACCATTGAATATTTAAGCAGGATTCTTGATCGTGTTACTACCACAATGAAGTTTCATCCTTTGTGTGGACAGCTTAGACTATCACATCTATTATTTGCTGATGATTTGTTGCTTTTCTCAAAGGGTGATAGTCAGTCTATTATGATTTTGTTGAGAGCATTTGCCACTTTTTCAGTAGCTACAGGACTGCAAATGAATGCTATGAAGTCAAATATATATATTTTAATGGAGTCTCTAGTTCTGTTAAGGCTGACATTCCCCAAGTATCGGGCTTTGTTGAAGGGAATACCCCTTTTAAATATTTGGGTGTTCTCATTGTTGCTGGCAGACTCTCTATGCAGAACTGAACT TTATTGGGCCACTATCTTTGGGATTCCCGGTGGTGTCTTAAGAAGAATTAATGCAATCTATAGAAACTATCTGTGGTATGGCTCTACTGAATACCTAAGATCACCTATGGTTAGCTGGGACAAA CATTGCATCTACACAGTGAAGCTGCTGAGGAAAATCAGTGTCATTCTGAACATCAGGTTACCTAATCAAAATCCTCTGATGTGGGTTCAAGCTAAGCCCTGGGCAAAGTTAAAGAAAATGGTCATTAATGCCAGATTCAGGCTTTGTACTACTCTGTATGGCGACAGAGAAATCAAGTTAGAATTGAAGGAATACTCTATCATCCTGATAGAGTAA